The Henckelia pumila isolate YLH828 chromosome 2, ASM3356847v2, whole genome shotgun sequence genome includes a window with the following:
- the LOC140882581 gene encoding uncharacterized protein — protein sequence MGKPMGSLQDLIEEAKLRMVWWALCIFGVSYFLTNTSKSMLMNIPIAVLLVSGLWRLVSMVEFRWKVQSTRSTSYLSYLEQKQLSVNDSRLSTLPPSKKSKRKIDSPVVEAAIEDFINKILHDFVIDLWYSDITPDKEAPELIHGIVMDVLGEVSGRIKEVNLVDLLTRDIVDLIGDHIELFRRNQAAIGVDVMRTLSFEERDQRLKHHLMASKELHPALISPECEYKVLQQLMGGLLAVVLRPREAQCPIVRCIARELLTCLVLQPVMNFATPGYINELIEYIMLAYNEGFKDVATDQSPNLEGHNHEHDKAREHVQSSESTSTKTVHSGDQETNLSVSRFDYKKKLELDTSGHRLSSSMQDEPMHPQPADWAKVFDAATLRRAEVLMPENLENMWAIGRNYKKKLHTKASTDELENAATGVSHETGNKLKKSNSTSDLNLQSDLEDVFTTKGNTPIIAEYHGAVVNKRNMHNMKNSSDRVSHSEELHVSKLRCRVIGAYFEKLGSNSFAVYSIAVTDGDNKSWFVKRRYRNFERLHRHLKDIPNYTLHLPPKRIFSSSTEDAFVHQRCIQLDKYLQDLFSIANVAEQHEVWDFLSASSQNYSFGKSSSAMRTLAVNVDDAVDDILRQFKGVSEGLMRKMVGPPSSSSGPASSVPSRNLSWNSDDINKLSTRQSISESMNSFSDTEEGDKDENHVQQEIGSSAKANGWHSDNELNARGSPPSVVKHSLDASDLNSKEFSSSRVKSESSNGTRYQEPSLALTSVPQEDPTEVPPEWTPPNLSVPILNLVDNIFQLERRGWLRRQVFWISKQILQLVMEDAIDDWILRQIQWLRREDVIAQGIRWIQDVLWPDGTFFLRLRAQSLLNDYQANQTSTRTRQQRGRRIIKPGSFEQQLEAARRASDVKKMIFDGAPATLVSLIGHKQYRRCGRDIYYFLQSTICLKQLGYGILELVLISIFPELREVVTDIHEKMHVQPV from the exons ATGGGGAAGCCAATGGGAAGCTTGCAGGATCTGATTGAAGAAGCTAAGCTTCGAATGGTGTGGTGGGCTCTCTGTATTTTCGGTGTATCTTATTTCTTGACAA ATACGAGCAAATCAATGTTGATGAACATACCCATAGCAGTACTCTTGGTTTCTGGACTATGGAGATTAGTTAGCATGGTGGAATTCCGGTGGAAGGTTCAGAGTACCAGGTCCACATCCTACTTGTCTTACCTAGAACAGAAGCAATTGTCTGTGAATGATTCTCGTCTTTCTACTCTGCCTCCATCCAAAAAATCGAAAAGAAAAATAGATTCTCCTGTTGTAGAAGCAGCTATTGAGGATTTCATCAACAAGATTTTGCATGATTTCGTCATTGATTTGTGGTATTCTGACATTACACCTGACAAAGAAGCTCCGGAGCTCATACATGGTATAGTCATGGATGTGCTTGGTGAAGTATCTGGAAGAATTAAAGAAGTAAACCTtgttgacctgctgacaag GGATATAGTAGACTTGATAGGAGATCACATTGAACTTTTTAGAAGAAACCAGGCAGCCATTGGTGTGGACGTTATGCGAACACTTTCATTTGAAGAACGAGACCAAAGGCTGAAACACCATCTCATGGCCTCTAAGGAGCTTCACCCTGCTTTGATATCTCCAGAGTGTGAGTACAAG GTTCTTCAACAGCTCATGGGTGGACTTTTAGCAGTTGTGCTAAGACCAAGGGAAGCTCAATGCCCAATAGTCAGATGCATTGCCCGTGAGCTCTTAACTTGTTTGGTATTGCAGCCTGTAATGAATTTTGCTACCCCAGG ATATATTAATGAGTTGATTGAATATATTATGCTTGCCTACAATGAGGGGTTTAAGGATGTTGCCACTGATCAGTCACCTAACTTGGAGGGTCATAACCATGAACATGATAAAGCTAGAGAACATGTTCAAAGCAGTGAATCTACATCGACAAAGACTGTACATTCTGGTGATCAAGAGACTAACTTGTCTGTTTCTCGATTTGATTATAAAAAGAAATTAGAGTTGGATACCTCAGGACATCGCTTATCTAGTTCGATGCAGGATGAGCCCATGCATCCACAGCCTGCGGACTGGGCAAAAGTGTTTGATGCAGCAACCCTGAGAAGAGCTGAAGTTCTAATGCctgaaaatcttgaaaatatgtGGGCTATTGGTAGAAACTATAAAAAGAAGCTCCACACCAAGGCTTCTACTGATGAACTGGAGAATGCTGCGACTGGTGTTTCCCATGAAACTGGAAATAAGCTTAAAAAATCCAACAGCACTTCTGATTTAAACCTTCAGTCAGACCTGGAAGATGTATTCACCACGAAAGGAAACACACCCATCATCGCAGAATACCATGGTGCAGTTGTTAATAAACGTAACATGCATAACATGAAGAATTCATCCGACAGGGTGTCACACAGTGAAGAGCTACATGTTTCAAAGCTGAGGTGTCGG GTTATTGGAGCGTACTTTGAGAAACTTGGCTCTAATTCTTTTGCAGTTTATTCAATCGCTGTGACTGATGGTGACAACAAATCTTGGTTTGTGAAAAGAAG GTATAGGAACTTTGAACGATTGCATAGGCATCTTAAGGACATTCCTAATTATACATTACATTTGCCCCCCAAAAGAATTTTTTCTTCAAGCACAGAGGATGCCTTTGTTCACCAACGTTGTATTCAGCTTGATAAATATCTTCAA GACCTCTTCTCAATTGCCAATGTTGCTGAGCAACATGAAGTGTGGGATTTTTTAAGTGCCTCCTCCCAG AATTATTCATTTGGGAAATCATCTTCTGCGATGAGGACTCTGGCAG TTAACGTGGATGATGCTGTGGATGATATTTTACGCCAATTCAAAGGAGTTTCTGAAGGCCTCATGCGGAAAATGGTTGGCCCACCTTCCTCTTCTTCTGGACCTGCATCTTCAGTTCCAAGCAGAAACTTGTCCTGGAATTCAGATGATATTAATAAATTGTCCACAAGACAAAGTATCTCAGAATCAATGAACAGTTTTTCTGATACCGAGGAAGGTGACAAAGATGAAAACCATGTGCAACAGGAAATAGGTTCCTCTGCCAAAGCTAATGGGTGGCATTCAGACAATGAATTGAATGCTAGGGGGTCTCCACCAAGTGTGGTTAAACATAGTCTAGATGCCAGTGACTTGAATTCCAAGGAATTCAGCAGTTCAAGGGTGAAATCTGAATCAAGTAATGGTACCAGATATCAAGAGCCAAGTTTAGCCCTAACCTCTGTCCCCCAAGAGGATCCCACTGAGGTGCCTCCTGAG TGGACACCGCCGAATTTAAGTGTTCCAATCCTGAATTTAGTTGACAACATATTTCAGCTCGAGAGAAGAGGCTGGCTAAG GAGACAGGTCTTTTGGATATCAAAGCAAATATTGCAATTAGTTATGGAAGATGCCATTGATGACTGGATCTTAAGGCAGATTCAATGGCTTCGTAGAGAGGATGTCATTGCACAAGGGATTCGATGGATCCAGGAT GTCCTCTGGCCTGATGGCACATTCTTTTTGAGATTAAGAGCTCAAAGTCTACTCAATGACTATCAAGCTAATCAAACATCTACACGAACAAGGCAACAACGCGGAAGGAGGATCATAAAACCAGGGTCTTTTGAACAACAGCTTGAAGCTGCTCGCAGAGCTAGTGATGTGAAAAAGATGATCTTTG ATGGTGCTCCGGCCACTTTGGTCAGCTTGATTGGGCATAAGCAGTACAGACGCTGTGGTAGAGATATATACTATTTCCTTCAG TCGACAATTTGTTTGAAGCAACTCGGCTATGGAATCCTTGAACTTGTTCTAATATCCATTTTCCCCGAGTTACGTGAAGTTGTAACAGACATCCACGAGAAGATGCACGTTCAACCTGTGTAA